The following nucleotide sequence is from Aquarana catesbeiana isolate 2022-GZ linkage group LG08, ASM4218655v1, whole genome shotgun sequence.
TGGGGTTAAAACAAGTTGTGTTATTGATGTTATATactgtggggatggaaagtattcagacccccttaaatttgtcactctttgttatattgcagccatttgctaaaatcattttaattcatttcttttcctcattaatgtacacacagcaccccatattgacagaaaaacacagaattgttgacatttttgcagatttattaaaaaagaaaaattgaaatatcacatggtcctaagtattcagaccctttgctcagtatttagtagaagcccccttttgatctaatacagccatgagtctttatgggaaagatgcaacaagtttttcacacctggatttggggatcctctgccattcctccttgcagatcctctccagttctgtcaggttggatggtaaacgttggtggacggccatttttaggtctctccagagatgctcaattgggtttaagtcagggctctggctgggccattcaagaacagtcaccgagttgttgtgaagccactccttcgttattttagctgtgtgcttagggtcattgtcttgttggaaggtaaaccttcggctcagtctgaggtcctgagcactctggagaaggttttcgacactcccacagcatgatgctgccaataccatgcttcactgttgggactgtattggacaagtgatgagcagtgcctggttttctccacacataccgcttagaattaaggccaaaaagttctatcttggtctcatcaggccagagaatcttatttctcaccatcttggagtccttcaggtgttttttagcaaactccatgcaggctttcatgtgtcttgcactgaggagaggcttccgtcgggccactctgccataaagccccgactggtggagggctgcagtgatggttgactttctacaaagttctcccatctcctgactacatctctggagctcagccacagtgatctttgggttcttctttacctctctcaccaaggctcttctcccccgatagctcagtttggctggacggccagctctaggaagggttctggtcctcccaaatgtcttccatttaaggattatggagaccactgtgctcttaggaaccttaagtgcagcggaaattttttcgtaaccttggccagatctgtgccttgccacaattctgtctctgagctcttcaggcagttcctttgacttcatgattctcatttgctctgacatgcactgtgagctgtaaggtcatatatagacaggtgtgtggctttcctaatcaagtccaatcagtataatcaaacacagctggactcaaatgaaggtgtggaaccatctcaaggatgatcagaagaaatggacagcacctgagttaaatatatgagtgtcatagcaaagggtcagaatacttaggaccatgtgatatttcagtttttattttttaataaatctgcaaaaatttcaacaattctgtgtttttctgtcaatatggggtgctgtgtgtacaatatggggggctgtgtgtacaatatggggtgctgtgtgtacaatatggggtgctgtgtgtacattaataaggaaaaaatgaacttaaatgattttagcaaatggctgcaatataacaaagattgaaaaatttaagggggtctgaatactttccgtccccactgtatatatatatttttatattggagttatttatttagatcgttttaataaaaggctgttatggccatttatactccaaattcaaggtgtggtctcatcattttaggtgGGTAAGAAATGGGGGGATGGAGTATAGGTGGATAACAGTGATAGTAAAATGGGGacatttggactacactggtcatggttccctcaatgaactgtagctccccagtgccagcactggggagctactgttttctggctttcttgtgcatcatctttagaaaaggcttccttctgggacgacagccatacagaccaatttgatgcagtgtgcggcgtatggtctgagcactgacaggctgaccccccacccctacaacctctgcagcaatgctggcagcactcgtatgtctatttcccaaagacaacctctggatatgacgctgagcacgtgacctcaacttcttcggtcgaccatggcgaggcctattctgagtggaacctgtcctgttataccgctgtatggtcttggccaccgtgctgcagctcaattttagcgtcttggcaatcttcttatagtctaggccatctttatgtagagcaacaattcttttttttagatcctcagagagttctttgccatgaggcgccatgttgaacttccagtgaccagtatgagagagtgagagcaacaacaccaaatttaacacacctgctccccattcacacctgagaccttgtaacactaacgagtcacatgacaccggggagggaaaatggctaattgggcccaatttggacattttcacttaggggtgtactcacttttgttgccagcggtttagacattaatggctgtgtgttgagttattttgaggggacagcaaatttacactgttatacaagctgtacactcactactttacattgtagccaagtgtcatttcttcagtgttgtcacatgaaaagatagaaggaaagatttacacaaatgtgaggggtgtacttactagaAATGACATTATTTTCCATACAATAATATGAAATTGAGTAATAATCAGACAGATGAAGTAACTCTTGATGTCTTTACAGGTAAACAAGATGTTCAATGTCAGCAGCGAAATTAAACCAGCCACGGCTTACAGACCTGAGCACATGTTCACAGTCCTGGTTTTATCTATCACTACTCTGGTGGGTGTCCCCGGCAATGCTCTGGTGCTTTGGGTTACCGGAGTGAAGATGGAGCGGACCGTGACCACTGTTTGGTTTGGGAACCTTGCTCTGGCCGATATCATGTGCTGCTTGTGTCTTCCATTCATTGTAGTGCAATTCTTCTACCAAGAATGGCTGTACGGCCCTGCCCTCTGCAGGATTTTACCCTTCATCGTTCCCCTTAACATGTATACCAGTGTCTTCACCCTGGTGGCTATCAGCGTTGACCGATGGATTCTGGTTGTCCATCCCGTGTGGGCCCGAAATCACAGAAGAAACAAAATGGCGTGGATGATATGCTTGGTTATTTGGATGTTGTCCTTGATGATGTGTCTGCCTGTCGCCATCAACAAAAGATATGACTTTAACAACATCACCTGTTATTCAGATCTTTACATGATAAAGTCTATCAACTTTACACGTACAATTTGTGCATTTCTGATCCCACTTATTATCATTTGTATCTGTTACATTCATCTGGCTTTTAAAGCACAAAATATCAGATTTTCTAAAGTAGGTAGAAAAACCATCAAGATGTCAGTAAGTGTTATTGTCGTGTTTTTCATCACCTGGGCCCCCTACCACACCATCGGAGTAATCGTGCTATACACTTACAATGAGGTACTGTACATCCTGGACCTTCTCGCACTGTCTCTGGCCACATTCAATAGTTGCATCAACCCAATACTCTACGTCTTT
It contains:
- the LOC141105205 gene encoding C3a anaphylatoxin chemotactic receptor-like, with the protein product MSLQVNKMFNVSSEIKPATAYRPEHMFTVLVLSITTLVGVPGNALVLWVTGVKMERTVTTVWFGNLALADIMCCLCLPFIVVQFFYQEWLYGPALCRILPFIVPLNMYTSVFTLVAISVDRWILVVHPVWARNHRRNKMAWMICLVIWMLSLMMCLPVAINKRYDFNNITCYSDLYMIKSINFTRTICAFLIPLIIICICYIHLAFKAQNIRFSKVGRKTIKMSVSVIVVFFITWAPYHTIGVIVLYTYNEVLYILDLLALSLATFNSCINPILYVFLGKYMKQKLRQSIGELMQNILRENLLSQPSNEDQRTTEEEESPPI